Within the Sarcophilus harrisii chromosome 2, mSarHar1.11, whole genome shotgun sequence genome, the region AGacttgttgtgaggacaaaataagataatatttataaagtgctttgcaaattctaAAGCATTAtctaaatgctagttgttatgcTATTTCCCCCAATTAAAATGTCCCAAATCTCTTGAGCATATGGacaatttcacttttgtctttttctctctcacattcAACCTAACACATAATAAGTGCATTTTGATTGAAGGAAACTTTGAGAGCATGGgacccaactccctcattttacagatgaagaaactgagatcgaAAGAAAGCAATGATTTGCCCCAAAACATAAATAACTTGTccttcttattaaaaaaagaggaagaattgagtagaaatgaatagaaaattttctaaaaaataaaaaaagcaccTGATTAGTTaccagatggtacagtggataaagctctgAACCTGGACTTAGGAAAACTTTGTgattatgtgattctggacaagtcactttaaccaaagtttcttcatgtataaaatgaaaaataaaggtcCCTGCTTCTCAGAgacatttgcaaagtgtttttttttatcttaagagGCTTTATGAATGACAGaaatatgatattaataatattattattatttttatcccaGAAAAACTAAGTATCCTTATAGAGACCATTGGGATTTCATTTAGGGCAAATCAAATGCCATTGAGGTATAATTCCTTAATCTGTGATATCTCTCAAGATTCTTTGTTAATAGTCATAAAAATTTCTAATATTCTCCAATGACCACATGACTATTCACTGACGAATAGACTTGATCACCCCATCAAGATGACCTTTCGAGTGCTTCTCTTTAAAttaaaatgctgaaaaatcaAATTGATTTGTTCAAAATTAGATAGATAATGGACAGACCCAATGTTACACGAGCGTCCTTCCAGGTCTCTGTTCTAAACCTCTAGGATGTCTGAAACTTCCCAGCAGcctgtatttttctttctgcttttagaGATGTTTCAGTGAAGCTTTCAGATTATCAAAATTAAATCAGTTTTatggaaattatatttgaaaCAGTTCTTTAAGTAATGCATTCAGGGTTAGGGTTAGTCCCTTAAAGGGATGCATGCAGTAATTGCTTTGGAGGACAAGTGCTATACAGTCTGTCCCTCCGAGTCCCACGAGAGAGTGAGGTGCTTACCGAGGAGAATCGATCCCACTGTCTCCTGTCAGACTGTGGTTCTCCGTTCCTTCTAAATGACTCTGCTCCTGCTGGACACGCTGGGCCAAACCTGGCACCCGGGAGTCGTGGAAGGGCTCCGGCTTCTGCCTGAAATGCTTCCTCATCTCCTCGCCTGGTGGCCCCAGGCCCCAGCGAGCCGACTTCTCCCCCATCTCCCCGGTGGAGTTCTGCAAAGTTTCTGCCTCAGAGTCTGCCTCGCTGGTATTATAATAGTCAAATATACTGCCATCGACCAGCTCTTGGACCCTTGAAACGGCGTCGGCGTCCTCCTCGCAGCTGTAGCCACGGGGACGGAGGCCATGGTTCTGGCCCCTTTCTGGGTCAGCGAGGGGGTCAGCGAGGGAGCCAGTGGGTCTGTGATAGTCATTTCTTTCACAAGCTTGAGGCTTAGATCTTTGTATTTTGCTGCTATAATCAGGCAGGTCACTGCTTATCTGCCAGTGGCCCAAGGGTCTCTCAGTCACATTAGTTTTCCCTAAGTTGTCCCACGGGCTTCCATCTGAGAAGGGAAACGGGATGTGGCCCGGCTGAGCGAGACACAAAaggtcctcttcttcctcctcctcctccaaataCAGAGAGCTGCAGGCATCCTCGAGGCCTTCGGCCTCCTTCTGGTACAAAGCCTGATGGTCATCGTCGTCAGAAAAGCCCTCGTTCTCTTGATTGAGGGCCCCCCAGCATTTCCCAGTCAGCTCCTTTGGGGTGTCTCTGCTTTGGCTCTCAAGTGGTCCAACCTGGTGAGACCTGCCCAGGTGAGGATCCAGAAGCCTGAGATTCTGGAACTGATGCACGAGAGCCTGTTCCATCAGCCCATGCCCTGGGGCCTGGGACGCAGAGCTACGCTGGGCTTCGGTTTGGGTCTCTGCCACTGGGTCTGAGTGGGAGTGGATTTTCCACTGGACCTCAGGGCCCGTCTTGTCTTGGCCGGCGTAGACGCTCTGCCCGGGCAGGCTTTCTCCGAAGGGATGACCCTTCCTGCTCGCTCTGACTGCCCCATGCTGAGAGTAACTGGAGAGGCAGTTCTGGAAGGGGTCCCCGGCTGGTGGGACAGAGGGGTCATCAGGCTTAAAAGGGATTCCTGGCCCACCCTGCTCTCCGGGCTGCTCGGCGCTCGGCTGGTGGACGTCACTGTCCACGACTCTGGAGGCGTCCAAAGACCTCGGCCTTCGGAAGGACTTCAGGGGCTTCTCAGTCTGCTTGGGTTTCGGGTCACCGCTCTTCTGGCCCTTGTGGCCTCTGACCGTCGGGTTCCCCCTGTGAGGAAAGCCTGGAAAAGGGTTGCTGATTCTCTTTTTGTAAATAAACTGGGGGCTGGCAACTCCAGGGTGAGTCCCCCCCAGAGTCTGAGCCAGTTCTTCCTCCAGGCCTTTGACACTGGGCACAGCCTCAGCAGGAGGAGGCATAGGGTGTTTCTCTGGCCTGGTGACCACTGACCGTGGCTCGCTGCCCTGGGAGCCCCTCAGGCTCCGGCCTCTGGCCCTCTCCCTGCTGGAATGCCCCCTCCTCCGATGCCTTCCGGACCGGCTCTGCCGTCTCCTTGACCCAGTCCTCCCGGGAGGCAGCGGCGGCTGCTTGCGTCCCGCCGCCCGCAGGTCAGTGGACGTGCCCTGGCT harbors:
- the STOX1 gene encoding storkhead-box protein 1; the encoded protein is MARPVQLAPGSLALVLCRQERERGAAGARDPDADPELELGATEASLDEPLPAGAPGSPETEDGELGGRALFRAFRRANVRCFWNARLARAASRLAFQGWLRRGVLLVHGPPGSLQVLRDAWLRRALRPPRGFRIRAVGDVFPVQMNPITQSQFIPLAEVLCCAIADMNAAHVVVTQESLMDQLVKHYPGIATPSQDILYTTLGNLIKERKIYHTGEGYFIVTPQTYFITNAASQPKKRGPLEDPHSCPPPAPVTYLVSMDSQAELTKENASHCKSCRCFLEPCPAEGRGVTRDGPGKGPKNSTPEEGRLWERSGKDKGKSKKFGLRLLWRQMSRKDRPKKDHRSFSAQFPPEEWPVRDEENLDNIPRDVEHEIIRRINPELTVDNLIKHTVLMQKYEERKKYTSQGTSTDLRAAGRKQPPLPPGRTGSRRRQSRSGRHRRRGHSSRERARGRSLRGSQGSEPRSVVTRPEKHPMPPPAEAVPSVKGLEEELAQTLGGTHPGVASPQFIYKKRISNPFPGFPHRGNPTVRGHKGQKSGDPKPKQTEKPLKSFRRPRSLDASRVVDSDVHQPSAEQPGEQGGPGIPFKPDDPSVPPAGDPFQNCLSSYSQHGAVRASRKGHPFGESLPGQSVYAGQDKTGPEVQWKIHSHSDPVAETQTEAQRSSASQAPGHGLMEQALVHQFQNLRLLDPHLGRSHQVGPLESQSRDTPKELTGKCWGALNQENEGFSDDDDHQALYQKEAEGLEDACSSLYLEEEEEEEDLLCLAQPGHIPFPFSDGSPWDNLGKTNVTERPLGHWQISSDLPDYSSKIQRSKPQACERNDYHRPTGSLADPLADPERGQNHGLRPRGYSCEEDADAVSRVQELVDGSIFDYYNTSEADSEAETLQNSTGEMGEKSARWGLGPPGEEMRKHFRQKPEPFHDSRVPGLAQRVQQEQSHLEGTENHSLTGDSGIDSPRTQSLASNNSVILEELKRRRSFLQNFEGLNSSRNGQILTSNSLLQLTPVINV